The proteins below are encoded in one region of Rouxiella sp. S1S-2:
- a CDS encoding 3-methyl-2-oxobutanoate hydroxymethyltransferase, with protein MPSITLTYLKNLKQRSEKITMLTCYDATFAHELSTAGVEMLLIGDTLGMILQGNDSTLPVKLEDMVYHTTCVKRGNNGGFIIADLSFMTCSSPEQALHSSAQLMQAGAQMVKIEGGEWLCDTVHQLTRNGIPVCVKSGHDPY; from the coding sequence ATGCCATCAATCACTCTGACATACCTGAAAAACCTCAAGCAGCGCAGTGAGAAGATCACCATGCTCACCTGCTACGACGCCACGTTTGCCCACGAGCTGAGCACGGCGGGTGTTGAGATGCTCCTCATCGGCGATACGTTAGGGATGATTTTGCAGGGCAATGACAGCACCCTGCCGGTCAAACTGGAAGATATGGTTTATCACACGACCTGCGTAAAGCGCGGAAACAACGGTGGCTTCATCATCGCTGACCTTTCTTTCATGACCTGCTCCTCGCCAGAGCAAGCCCTGCACAGCTCGGCGCAGCTGATGCAGGCGGGTGCGCAGATGGTCAAGATCGAGGGCGGGGAGTGGTTGTGTGACACGGTGCATCAACTGACGCGCAACGGCATACCTGTGTGTGTCAAGAGCGGACATGACCCCTATTAA
- a CDS encoding LysE family translocator, with protein MSLSMFAAFWAVSALFVITPGADWAYAISAGIKGRRVVPAVAGMLSGHLVATLIVAAGVGSVIAGAPGVLSVLTVAGAGYLLWLGIGMLRHPSAPAAGQSDDAGSRLKWALKGFCISGLNPKVFLLFLALLPQFTDVHAAWPLSLQMIALGLVHVISCGVVYLLVGYGFGTVLRTRPRAAQNVSRISGGLMIIIAALLLAEQFL; from the coding sequence ATGTCACTGAGTATGTTCGCCGCGTTCTGGGCTGTTTCCGCGCTTTTTGTTATCACGCCCGGTGCTGACTGGGCTTACGCCATTTCAGCCGGCATCAAGGGACGCCGTGTTGTACCAGCAGTTGCCGGTATGCTGAGCGGCCATCTTGTTGCAACACTTATAGTGGCAGCGGGAGTCGGCTCGGTCATTGCGGGAGCGCCGGGCGTACTGTCCGTTCTGACCGTGGCCGGGGCTGGCTATCTGCTCTGGCTCGGCATAGGCATGTTACGCCACCCGTCCGCACCGGCGGCGGGGCAGAGTGACGATGCCGGTTCGCGACTAAAGTGGGCGCTCAAGGGCTTTTGCATCAGCGGGCTTAATCCAAAGGTCTTTCTGCTGTTTCTGGCTCTGCTGCCACAGTTCACCGACGTCCACGCCGCCTGGCCGCTTTCGCTGCAGATGATAGCGCTGGGGCTAGTACATGTGATCAGTTGCGGCGTGGTCTATCTGCTTGTGGGCTATGGCTTCGGCACGGTGCTTCGGACGCGCCCGCGCGCGGCGCAGAATGTCAGCCGGATTTCGGGAGGCCTGATGATTATTATTGCGGCCCTGCTGTTGGCAGAACAGTTTCTCTGA
- a CDS encoding Lrp/AsnC family transcriptional regulator, translated as MDKIDCNILAELQQDGRLSLTDLAERVGISLSSCQRRVRALEQEGVISGYRAYLDPSRVGLNFSALVFVTLREGDRQAVSAFEAAVKEIPQIIQAQRLFGDPDYLLHVITLDLQAFQQLYDDKLSGMSGVQRLISTLVMKTVVKDRALPL; from the coding sequence ATGGATAAGATTGATTGCAATATTCTTGCTGAGCTTCAGCAGGACGGTAGACTTTCGCTTACTGACTTGGCAGAACGGGTTGGGATCAGCCTGTCATCCTGTCAGCGTCGTGTCAGAGCGCTTGAACAGGAAGGCGTGATCAGCGGCTACCGGGCGTATCTCGATCCGTCCAGAGTCGGACTGAACTTTTCAGCCTTAGTCTTCGTTACTCTGCGCGAGGGAGACCGACAGGCGGTCAGTGCCTTCGAGGCGGCAGTAAAAGAGATACCGCAAATTATCCAGGCGCAGCGACTGTTTGGCGATCCGGATTATCTGCTTCATGTTATCACCCTGGACCTGCAGGCTTTTCAGCAGTTGTATGATGACAAACTCTCCGGTATGTCAGGCGTGCAGCGACTTATCTCAACGCTGGTTATGAAAACGGTCGTGAAAGATCGCGCGCTGCCTCTCTGA
- a CDS encoding site-specific integrase, translating into MNTSSWNKGRIVGQKRPLQISHIWGIRIRLELEGKTRDLALFNMALDSKLRGCDLVKLKVSDVAYGSSVSSRATVLQQKTGSPVQFEITKGTREAVTALIKLGNLHSNDFLFRSRVGTNQHISTRQYNRIFHGWVAKLGLDDSLYSTHSMRRTKPYLIYKKTKNLRVIQLLLGHRKLESTVRYLGIEVDDALEISESIEV; encoded by the coding sequence ATGAACACTTCATCGTGGAACAAAGGCCGTATCGTAGGCCAAAAAAGACCACTTCAGATATCTCATATCTGGGGGATCCGAATCAGGCTTGAACTGGAAGGTAAGACGCGCGATTTGGCTCTGTTCAATATGGCCCTGGACAGTAAGCTACGAGGCTGCGATCTGGTAAAACTTAAAGTATCTGATGTTGCATATGGTAGTTCTGTTTCAAGCAGGGCAACGGTGTTGCAGCAGAAAACCGGTAGCCCTGTCCAATTTGAGATAACCAAAGGGACAAGAGAAGCTGTTACTGCATTGATAAAACTTGGTAATTTACATAGTAATGACTTCTTGTTTCGATCCCGGGTCGGTACTAACCAGCACATATCAACCCGGCAATACAACCGGATTTTTCATGGGTGGGTAGCAAAGCTTGGTCTCGACGATTCGCTTTACAGCACACATTCCATGAGAAGAACAAAACCTTACCTTATCTACAAGAAAACTAAGAATCTCAGGGTGATCCAACTTCTGTTGGGCCATAGGAAACTGGAAAGCACAGTCCGTTATCTGGGCATTGAAGTCGATGATGCATTAGAGATCTCTGAATCGATTGAAGTCTAA
- a CDS encoding LysR family transcriptional regulator produces MMKAIHQLKGNDLSGFAAFLAVATHRSFRSAAIQLNMTPSAISHSIKVLEERLSVRLFNRTTRSVSLTEAGERLATKLRPAMDSLEEAIRELDGSSQDPRGMVRINASEGAIRLVLKPVLASFLRQFPLVHLDIVSDGRLSDIVADGFDAGIRLAESVPKDMVAVPVMGQVRFAAIASPDYFKQRGQPVEPQDLNDHNCIRFRFESGAIYRWEFERHGVVERINVTGSLTLSDQPLMVEAAIDGIGIAFVPDHLAAEALNDGRLERCLEDWCPEYPGLCLYYSGHRHVSSALRALINTLTGKI; encoded by the coding sequence ATGATGAAAGCAATTCACCAATTAAAAGGCAACGATCTGTCGGGGTTCGCCGCATTTCTGGCGGTGGCGACCCATCGAAGCTTCCGCAGCGCCGCAATTCAGCTCAACATGACACCCTCGGCGATCAGTCATTCGATTAAGGTTCTCGAGGAGCGGTTAAGCGTTCGGCTCTTTAATCGAACAACTCGCAGTGTGTCTCTTACTGAGGCAGGAGAACGCCTCGCTACGAAATTGCGTCCGGCGATGGACTCACTAGAAGAAGCTATCAGAGAACTTGATGGTAGTAGTCAGGATCCCAGGGGTATGGTGCGGATTAATGCAAGTGAAGGAGCTATTCGTTTAGTTCTAAAACCCGTTCTTGCGAGCTTTCTTCGCCAATTTCCACTAGTTCATCTCGACATAGTCAGTGATGGTAGGCTCAGCGACATCGTTGCAGACGGCTTCGATGCTGGAATCCGATTGGCAGAGAGTGTACCTAAAGATATGGTTGCAGTACCGGTCATGGGGCAAGTGCGGTTCGCAGCCATTGCGTCCCCGGACTACTTCAAACAGCGAGGACAGCCTGTCGAGCCTCAAGATCTTAATGATCACAATTGTATCCGCTTCAGATTTGAAAGTGGCGCGATATATCGTTGGGAATTTGAACGGCATGGAGTTGTCGAAAGAATTAACGTCACCGGTTCCCTAACATTGAGCGATCAGCCGTTGATGGTAGAAGCTGCAATTGATGGTATAGGAATCGCTTTCGTGCCTGATCATCTTGCGGCAGAGGCGCTGAACGATGGTCGCCTCGAACGATGTCTTGAAGACTGGTGTCCGGAATATCCAGGACTGTGTCTTTACTATTCGGGCCATCGGCATGTCTCATCTGCCCTGCGAGCGCTAATCAATACTCTCACTGGCAAGATATAA
- a CDS encoding alcohol dehydrogenase catalytic domain-containing protein, with protein sequence MKMKAIVMTGANRPWEVQEVPIPKTEPGQVLVKIHASGMCYTDVWATQGYGGDIYPQTPGHEVVGEIVEVGAGVRTRRVGDRVGTTWVQSACGRCPYCRENRPLTGQTAMNCNDPGTTGFALQGGHAEYIAIAAEGTVLLPEGLGYVDAAPMMCAGYTTWSGLRDAVPQPRDKIAVVGIGGLGHIALQLSKACGFETIAITHSPDKRELATQLGADQVVANGNELRDIGGADILLVTTNDFSAAGAAITGLKTDGRVVLCGLDFTKPFSISSDGVPFHMMRQRVIGSTHGGQHYLSEVLDLAAKGKVKPIVETFSLDQAPEAYNRLVSGKMRFRGVFTPSQGS encoded by the coding sequence ATGAAAATGAAAGCAATAGTGATGACGGGGGCCAATCGCCCTTGGGAAGTTCAAGAAGTGCCTATTCCTAAGACGGAACCGGGTCAGGTACTTGTGAAAATTCACGCCTCGGGAATGTGTTACACCGACGTATGGGCAACCCAAGGATATGGTGGTGATATCTATCCTCAAACGCCGGGGCATGAAGTTGTTGGTGAAATTGTCGAGGTTGGCGCTGGAGTGCGTACTCGTAGGGTAGGAGACCGGGTAGGAACGACCTGGGTTCAATCCGCGTGCGGTCGTTGCCCATACTGCAGAGAAAACCGTCCTTTGACCGGTCAGACTGCGATGAATTGTAACGACCCTGGCACCACGGGATTTGCGTTACAAGGAGGCCATGCAGAGTACATCGCTATCGCCGCCGAAGGGACAGTATTGTTGCCCGAAGGACTGGGTTACGTTGATGCCGCCCCGATGATGTGTGCGGGGTATACCACTTGGAGCGGTCTGCGCGACGCTGTGCCACAGCCACGCGATAAAATCGCTGTTGTGGGTATTGGCGGCTTGGGGCACATAGCTTTGCAGTTATCCAAGGCATGTGGGTTCGAAACCATTGCTATTACACATTCACCGGACAAGAGAGAACTGGCTACCCAGTTAGGGGCTGACCAAGTTGTTGCCAACGGCAATGAACTTCGAGATATTGGAGGCGCGGACATCCTGCTTGTGACCACAAACGATTTCAGTGCGGCCGGGGCAGCGATCACCGGACTGAAAACGGACGGCCGGGTGGTCCTCTGCGGGCTCGACTTCACAAAGCCATTCTCGATCTCATCTGATGGTGTGCCATTCCACATGATGCGGCAAAGAGTGATTGGCTCAACACATGGTGGGCAACACTACCTCAGCGAGGTGCTTGACCTTGCAGCAAAAGGTAAAGTTAAGCCGATTGTCGAGACCTTCTCTCTTGATCAGGCACCCGAAGCATATAATCGCCTTGTCTCCGGTAAAATGCGCTTTCGTGGCGTGTTTACTCCTTCGCAAGGTAGCTGA
- a CDS encoding MFS transporter produces the protein MRNEATEAVSASLNSSEPKESAWMAVISLTMGVFGLLTAEYLPASLLTPMAADLGVTEALAGQAVTVTAVVALFAGLMVPRLTRNYDRRNVLLGFTVLMIASNLLVALSSSLAVLLVMRILLGIALGGFWSMAAAVAMRLVPAKSVPRALSIIFSGIAVGTVVSIPLGSYLGGLYGWRSAFIAATAVGVLTLIFQLFTLPGMAPRRMMTTASVMDLLRRPGIAMGMTGCVIAHTGQYALFTYIRPALENIAQLDVDRLSLILLGFGIANFIGTLLTGWLMERSLRLTLILMPALVGFAALSMILLPLEEKGLMLFVALWGMAFGGVPVAWSNWVARSVPDQAETAGGMVVAAVQSSIAAGAALGGLLFGISGVTGVFITAGCIMFFATLVIGLKVRVVLT, from the coding sequence TGAATAGTTCGGAACCCAAAGAATCCGCATGGATGGCCGTTATTTCACTGACTATGGGTGTGTTTGGCTTGCTGACTGCAGAATATCTTCCTGCCAGCCTGTTGACCCCCATGGCTGCCGATCTCGGTGTGACCGAAGCTCTTGCTGGTCAGGCTGTGACGGTAACGGCTGTGGTGGCCCTGTTTGCTGGTCTGATGGTTCCCCGCCTGACGCGTAATTATGATCGCCGAAATGTTTTGCTTGGTTTTACCGTGCTGATGATTGCCTCCAACCTGCTGGTCGCACTTTCATCCAGTCTGGCTGTTCTGTTAGTCATGCGCATTTTGTTGGGCATCGCGCTGGGAGGCTTCTGGAGTATGGCTGCGGCCGTCGCTATGCGGCTGGTCCCTGCTAAAAGCGTCCCGCGGGCTCTCTCCATTATTTTTAGCGGTATTGCTGTCGGTACCGTAGTTTCGATCCCGCTGGGGAGCTATTTGGGTGGGCTTTATGGTTGGCGTAGTGCTTTTATCGCTGCAACCGCAGTAGGGGTGCTGACACTGATTTTTCAGCTGTTTACCCTTCCTGGAATGGCTCCGCGTAGAATGATGACAACAGCATCTGTCATGGATTTACTCCGTCGCCCAGGCATTGCGATGGGAATGACGGGGTGTGTGATTGCGCATACTGGGCAGTATGCGCTGTTTACCTATATTCGTCCGGCTCTTGAAAATATTGCCCAACTTGATGTGGATCGTTTGTCTTTGATACTGCTTGGATTTGGCATCGCTAATTTTATCGGTACGCTGCTAACCGGGTGGCTGATGGAGAGAAGCCTGCGTCTCACACTGATACTCATGCCAGCGCTTGTCGGTTTTGCGGCATTAAGCATGATTTTGCTGCCACTAGAGGAAAAAGGATTGATGTTGTTCGTCGCGTTATGGGGGATGGCATTTGGTGGCGTACCCGTTGCGTGGTCAAACTGGGTAGCGCGTTCCGTTCCCGATCAGGCTGAAACCGCTGGCGGCATGGTAGTCGCAGCAGTTCAGTCCTCAATTGCGGCGGGTGCTGCGTTGGGAGGATTACTCTTTGGTATCAGCGGCGTAACAGGTGTTTTCATCACCGCTGGTTGCATAATGTTTTTTGCCACGCTCGTTATTGGACTAAAGGTGAGGGTCGTGCTGACCTGA